One part of the Nostoc sp. PCC 7120 = FACHB-418 genome encodes these proteins:
- the dnaK gene encoding molecular chaperone DnaK: MGKVVGIDLGTTNSVVAVMEGGKPVVIANAEGMRTTPSVVGFSKDGERVVGQMARRQTVLNPQNTFFAVKRYIGRRYNELSPESKRVPYTIRKDEVGNIKVACPRLNKEFSAEEISAMVLKKLADDASAYLGSAVTGAVITVPAYFNDSQRQATRDAGRIAGLEVLRILNEPTAASLAYGLDRGDTETILVFDLGGGTFDVSILEVGDGVFEVKATSGDTQLGGNDFDKKIVDWLAEQFLETEGVDLRRDRQALQRLMEAAEKAKIELSAVSITDINLPFITATEDGPKHLETRLTRSQFEGLCVDLLGRVRNPVKRALKDAGLRPDDIEEVVLVGGSTRMPMVKQLVRDLIGIEPSENVNPDEVVAMGAAIQAGILAGEFKDVLLLDVTPLSLGLEAIGGVMKKLIPRNTTIPVRRSDIFSTSENNQNSVEIHVVQGEREMAGDNKSLGRFKLYGIPPAPRGIPQIQVAFDIDANGILQVTALDRTTGREQSITIQGASTLSESEVNRMIQEAQKYADVDRERKERVEKRTRSEALILQGERQLREVALEFGMQFARNRRQRIDNISRELKESLKENDDRGIDQAYADLQDALYELNREVRQYYAEDEDDDLFATIKDIFVGDKDKERDLPRDSYRERDAYNNRDYGRDYGRDYGRDSRPSYDNSRPPRKSPRPSYQDNWDDDDDWL; this comes from the coding sequence ATGGGCAAGGTAGTCGGCATCGACTTGGGTACAACCAACTCAGTAGTCGCCGTGATGGAGGGTGGCAAGCCGGTGGTGATTGCCAATGCAGAAGGAATGCGAACAACCCCCTCGGTCGTTGGCTTCAGCAAAGATGGTGAAAGGGTTGTTGGGCAAATGGCACGGCGACAAACAGTCCTCAATCCTCAAAATACATTTTTTGCCGTAAAACGCTATATCGGGCGCAGGTATAACGAACTTAGCCCAGAATCGAAGCGTGTACCTTATACAATTCGCAAAGATGAAGTTGGCAATATTAAAGTTGCCTGTCCTCGTCTCAATAAGGAATTTTCCGCCGAAGAGATTTCGGCAATGGTGCTGAAAAAGTTGGCAGATGATGCCAGTGCTTATTTAGGGTCAGCAGTTACAGGGGCAGTAATTACAGTACCAGCTTATTTCAATGATTCCCAAAGACAAGCCACCCGCGATGCTGGCAGAATTGCCGGTTTAGAAGTGTTGCGGATTCTCAACGAACCGACAGCAGCGTCTTTAGCTTATGGGTTAGACCGGGGTGATACGGAAACCATCTTAGTTTTTGACTTGGGTGGCGGGACATTTGATGTATCGATTTTGGAAGTCGGGGATGGAGTATTTGAAGTCAAAGCCACCAGTGGCGATACCCAACTAGGTGGGAATGACTTTGATAAGAAAATTGTCGATTGGTTGGCAGAGCAATTTTTAGAGACAGAAGGTGTAGACTTAAGACGCGATCGCCAAGCTTTGCAACGTTTGATGGAAGCGGCGGAAAAAGCTAAAATCGAACTCTCGGCTGTCAGCATCACTGATATTAACTTACCCTTCATCACTGCTACAGAAGACGGCCCCAAACACTTAGAAACCAGGCTGACGCGTTCCCAGTTTGAAGGTTTATGTGTTGACTTATTAGGACGCGTCCGTAACCCCGTGAAACGGGCGCTAAAAGATGCCGGACTCAGACCTGATGATATTGAAGAAGTCGTACTAGTTGGCGGTTCCACAAGAATGCCAATGGTAAAACAACTGGTGCGGGACTTAATTGGCATTGAACCCAGCGAAAATGTCAACCCTGATGAAGTGGTGGCGATGGGTGCAGCCATTCAAGCGGGGATTCTGGCAGGAGAGTTCAAAGATGTGCTGCTGCTAGATGTTACACCCTTATCTTTGGGATTGGAAGCGATCGGTGGCGTGATGAAAAAACTCATCCCCCGCAATACCACCATCCCTGTCCGCCGTTCTGATATTTTCTCCACTTCCGAAAATAACCAAAACTCCGTGGAAATTCACGTAGTCCAAGGTGAACGGGAAATGGCAGGTGATAACAAATCTCTAGGACGTTTCAAACTTTACGGCATTCCCCCTGCACCACGAGGTATTCCCCAAATCCAAGTAGCATTTGATATCGATGCCAACGGGATTTTACAGGTAACAGCTTTAGACAGAACCACTGGCAGAGAACAGAGTATCACCATTCAAGGTGCTTCTACCCTAAGTGAATCAGAAGTTAACCGGATGATTCAGGAAGCCCAAAAATATGCTGACGTTGACCGGGAACGCAAAGAGAGGGTAGAAAAACGTACCCGTTCTGAAGCCTTAATCCTCCAAGGAGAACGCCAGCTAAGGGAAGTTGCTTTAGAATTTGGGATGCAGTTTGCTCGTAATCGCCGCCAACGCATTGATAATATTAGCCGGGAATTAAAGGAAAGTCTCAAAGAAAATGACGATCGCGGGATTGACCAAGCCTACGCCGATCTGCAAGATGCTCTATATGAGCTAAATCGAGAAGTTCGTCAGTATTATGCTGAAGACGAAGACGACGATTTATTTGCCACGATCAAAGACATCTTTGTGGGCGATAAAGACAAGGAACGCGACCTTCCCAGAGATAGCTATCGAGAACGGGATGCTTACAATAACAGAGATTATGGCAGAGACTATGGCAGAGATTACGGACGAGACAGTCGTCCTTCCTATGACAACAGCCGCCCTCCTCGTAAATCACCCCGCCCCAGCTATCAGGATAATTGGGACGATGATGATGATTGGCTATAG
- a CDS encoding DnaJ C-terminal domain-containing protein — MQNLQNFRDYYEILGVTKDATNEDIKKNYRRLARQYHPDLNPGNKDAEEKFKIIGEAYEMLSDATKRAQYDQFSRYWKQKGFPKQTPKSKAWGDSRNGERNGNENVDPSQFTNFEDFLNQVIGVGSRRDSKNGASTNTTTDPFRSPKSRVEYTVPKNPSRPARRDIEARLTLPFEKAYSGGNERIRLEDGRSLEVTMPPGMVTGQTIRLRNQGISGGDLYLKITVEPHPLFKLEGTNIFCQVPVTPSEAVLGGQVEAPTLDGPVKMTIPPGVRSGQRFRLANKGYPSDNGKRGDQLVEIQILTPKTISQEEKELYEKLRQIETFKPRADLI; from the coding sequence ATGCAGAATTTGCAGAATTTTCGTGATTATTACGAGATTTTGGGAGTAACGAAAGATGCTACTAATGAAGATATTAAAAAGAATTATCGACGGTTAGCAAGACAGTATCACCCTGATCTCAATCCGGGGAATAAAGACGCAGAAGAAAAATTTAAAATCATCGGCGAAGCTTATGAAATGCTTTCCGATGCGACTAAACGCGCACAATATGACCAATTTAGCCGTTATTGGAAACAGAAAGGCTTTCCTAAACAAACTCCTAAATCCAAGGCTTGGGGAGATAGTCGTAATGGAGAACGCAACGGTAATGAAAATGTAGATCCCAGCCAGTTTACCAATTTTGAAGATTTTCTGAATCAAGTTATCGGTGTTGGCAGTCGTAGAGATAGCAAAAATGGTGCAAGTACCAACACGACAACCGATCCGTTTCGTTCGCCAAAAAGCCGAGTTGAATATACAGTTCCCAAAAATCCCTCTCGTCCAGCCCGTCGGGATATTGAAGCAAGATTGACCTTACCCTTTGAAAAAGCTTATTCTGGGGGTAATGAACGTATTCGTTTAGAGGATGGGCGATCGCTAGAAGTAACAATGCCCCCAGGGATGGTAACAGGTCAAACCATCCGCCTGCGTAATCAAGGCATAAGCGGCGGCGACCTCTACTTAAAAATTACCGTCGAACCTCACCCACTATTTAAACTAGAAGGTACTAATATATTCTGCCAAGTACCAGTCACTCCCAGCGAAGCCGTCTTAGGAGGACAGGTAGAAGCACCAACCCTAGACGGCCCCGTAAAAATGACCATTCCCCCAGGAGTTAGGTCTGGTCAAAGATTCCGCCTGGCCAATAAAGGCTATCCCAGCGATAACGGTAAACGTGGTGATCAATTAGTAGAAATTCAAATACTTACCCCGAAAACGATCAGTCAAGAAGAAAAAGAACTTTACGAAAAACTCCGGCAAATTGAAACATTTAAACCCCGCGCTGATTTAATTTAA
- a CDS encoding J domain-containing protein: MPKSSEPTYYSLLGLHPSASVIDIRRAYRELSKRYHPDTTELPAALATRQFQQINEAYATLSNPDRRLNYDLKIGYSRFGVIQAPSDLNRPASYSYDYSKSAYLDASDRPLSPGEIFALFILGLTLVGCLLLAITIAFLRGDALFPPPIQQSISYLSQLTVLANFKF, encoded by the coding sequence ATGCCAAAAAGCAGTGAGCCTACATATTATTCTCTGCTAGGACTGCATCCCTCAGCATCGGTAATCGATATCCGCCGCGCTTATCGGGAACTGAGCAAGCGTTATCATCCTGATACTACAGAATTGCCTGCTGCTCTTGCTACTAGACAATTTCAGCAAATTAATGAAGCCTACGCCACGCTGAGTAACCCAGACAGGCGTTTAAATTACGACTTAAAAATCGGCTATTCTCGTTTTGGGGTCATTCAAGCACCATCCGACTTGAATCGTCCCGCCTCTTATTCTTACGATTACTCAAAATCCGCTTACCTGGATGCAAGCGATCGCCCCCTCTCCCCTGGCGAAATATTTGCTTTATTTATTTTGGGTTTAACGTTAGTCGGTTGTCTACTCCTGGCAATTACCATTGCCTTTCTTCGTGGTGATGCACTTTTTCCACCACCGATACAACAATCGATTTCTTATCTGTCACAATTAACTGTTCTGGCTAATTTCAAATTTTGA
- a CDS encoding DUF3143 domain-containing protein, whose translation MSLPPANTPLYSHPLPQIEQWLKEQGCQQDDTQLHCWRLQCPSWQAELWLDVEQIVVRYVQAGENGQDIQRAFKYSLSREDIEQAVFSGP comes from the coding sequence ATGTCTCTTCCTCCTGCTAACACGCCCTTATATAGTCATCCTCTCCCCCAAATTGAACAATGGTTAAAGGAGCAAGGTTGTCAACAAGATGATACACAACTACACTGCTGGCGTTTACAGTGTCCCAGTTGGCAAGCTGAACTTTGGCTTGATGTTGAGCAAATTGTAGTGCGCTACGTCCAAGCTGGGGAAAACGGCCAAGATATTCAACGCGCGTTTAAATATTCCCTCAGCCGAGAAGATATTGAACAAGCCGTATTTTCTGGCCCGTAA
- a CDS encoding isoprenyl transferase has translation MTIQQTELQELPLDLKRELLPKHVAVIMDGNGRWAKRQGLPRIMGHKRGVDALKDLLRCCRDWGIQALTAYAFSTENWKRPQEEVEFLMTLFQRVLRQELREMVEENVQIQFVGNLTALPRSLQAEISRSMEETKNNRGIRFSVATNYGGRQEILQACRAIAQKVQQGLLQPDEINEEVFERHLYTAGISDPDLLIRTSGEMRLSNFLLWQMAYGEIYITDTLWPDFDRTEFHRALCAYQQRERRFGKV, from the coding sequence ATGACAATACAACAAACTGAACTGCAAGAATTGCCCCTGGATTTAAAACGAGAACTACTGCCCAAACACGTTGCAGTAATTATGGATGGCAATGGTCGATGGGCTAAACGTCAAGGTCTACCCCGAATTATGGGTCATAAGCGAGGAGTAGATGCCCTCAAGGATTTACTACGTTGCTGTAGAGACTGGGGGATTCAGGCGCTGACTGCTTATGCTTTTTCCACAGAGAACTGGAAAAGACCACAGGAAGAAGTAGAGTTTCTGATGACTCTGTTTCAAAGAGTTTTACGTCAAGAACTGCGGGAAATGGTCGAAGAGAATGTGCAGATTCAGTTTGTAGGAAATTTAACAGCTTTGCCGCGATCGCTGCAAGCGGAAATTTCCCGCTCTATGGAAGAAACTAAAAATAATCGCGGTATTCGGTTTTCTGTCGCCACCAATTATGGAGGAAGGCAGGAGATTTTACAAGCTTGCCGGGCGATCGCCCAAAAAGTTCAGCAAGGTCTACTACAACCAGATGAAATTAACGAAGAAGTATTTGAACGCCACTTATACACAGCCGGAATTTCCGACCCAGACTTATTAATCCGTACCAGTGGCGAAATGCGCCTCTCAAATTTCTTACTATGGCAAATGGCTTATGGGGAAATCTATATTACTGATACTCTCTGGCCAGATTTTGACCGTACAGAGTTTCATCGCGCCTTATGTGCATATCAGCAAAGAGAACGGCGATTTGGGAAAGTTTAG
- the cdaA gene encoding diadenylate cyclase CdaA — protein MRDLGKQWLANLGWSQSLLLGTLDIVLVLVLTYMILVIISERRTLWMVRGFIVLMLASALSGRFGLPLLNFVLEKLVIGCAVAMAVALQSEFRRFLEQLGRGEFRQLLQPANLTIPKSDSVIDEIVEAVKELSKNRIGALLILETTGPIDERDFSVPGVKLNADVSKELIQTIFQPKTLLHDGATLIRGSRIVSSGIILPLSGRTASRQLGTRHRAAMGITERVENCICVVVSEETGSISLAERGTLNRPLTIRKLKESLEARLSPIVDREAVAPGLFSLGRQIGDQTLALVSRLPGLPRLRRATRSLLPRRDKTASQDKK, from the coding sequence ATGAGAGATTTAGGGAAGCAATGGCTGGCAAACCTGGGATGGTCACAGTCCTTGCTGCTTGGGACTCTGGATATTGTATTGGTGCTGGTGTTGACCTACATGATACTAGTGATCATTAGTGAGCGCCGGACTTTGTGGATGGTGCGAGGATTTATTGTTTTGATGCTGGCATCAGCGCTCAGTGGTAGATTTGGTCTACCACTGCTAAATTTTGTGCTGGAAAAATTAGTGATTGGCTGTGCTGTAGCAATGGCTGTTGCTCTCCAGTCAGAATTTCGGCGATTTTTAGAACAACTAGGGCGTGGTGAATTCCGACAATTATTGCAACCAGCCAATCTAACCATTCCCAAGTCTGATAGTGTAATTGATGAAATCGTGGAAGCGGTAAAGGAACTCTCGAAAAACCGAATTGGAGCTTTGCTAATTTTGGAAACCACTGGCCCCATCGACGAACGAGATTTTTCTGTGCCTGGAGTCAAACTCAATGCGGACGTTTCCAAGGAACTAATACAGACAATTTTTCAGCCAAAAACCCTATTACATGATGGAGCAACATTAATTCGTGGCTCAAGGATCGTATCTTCGGGTATAATTTTACCGCTTTCGGGACGCACAGCCTCACGCCAGTTGGGAACACGCCATCGGGCAGCAATGGGGATTACTGAGCGGGTCGAAAACTGTATCTGTGTCGTTGTATCAGAAGAGACGGGTTCTATTTCCTTAGCGGAAAGGGGAACTCTAAATAGACCCCTGACAATTAGGAAGCTGAAAGAGTCATTAGAAGCTCGATTGTCCCCGATAGTAGATCGGGAAGCCGTTGCTCCCGGCTTGTTCAGTTTGGGTCGTCAGATAGGTGATCAGACACTAGCACTGGTTTCACGTTTACCCGGTTTACCACGTCTTCGACGTGCCACGCGTAGTTTACTTCCCCGTAGGGATAAGACCGCTTCTCAAGATAAAAAATGA
- the lysA gene encoding diaminopimelate decarboxylase, with protein sequence MVSTHPAGVQDAGTQYLPQRRNTNTNISPNQELLPLTAKANSQGNLEIGGCDVTTLVEQFGSPLYILDEETLRTACQQYRDGFQKYYPGESQVLYASKAWNCLAVCAIAASEGLGIDVVSGGELYTALAAGVSPAKIYLHGNNKSREELVLAIESGVTIVADNWYELRILASLADSEEPIRLMLRLTPGIECHTHEYIRTGHLDSKFGFDPNDLAEVFEFVSQQPNLNCVGLHAHIGSQIFERQPHRDLAAVMVQWLRDANKYGLNVTELNVGGGLGIKYVESDDPPSIDEWVKAICEVVQAACAAENLPLPKLLSEPGRSLIATSCITAYTVGSSKTIPEIRTYVSIDGGMSDNPRPITYQSVYRAVIANKLSAPHTETVTIAGKHCESGDILIKNAQLPKTEPGDILVVMATGAYNYSMASNYNRLPRPAAVVVANGEANLILQRETYQDLIRQDCLPERLK encoded by the coding sequence ATGGTATCGACTCACCCGGCTGGGGTTCAAGATGCTGGTACTCAGTATCTACCTCAAAGGCGCAACACAAATACAAATATTTCTCCCAACCAGGAACTTTTACCTCTAACTGCTAAAGCTAACAGTCAAGGAAACCTGGAAATTGGTGGGTGTGATGTCACAACTCTAGTTGAGCAGTTTGGTTCACCTCTATATATATTAGATGAAGAAACCCTACGCACAGCTTGTCAGCAATACCGGGATGGTTTCCAAAAATATTATCCTGGAGAATCTCAGGTATTGTATGCCTCTAAAGCATGGAATTGTTTAGCTGTTTGTGCGATCGCAGCCTCAGAAGGTTTAGGAATTGACGTAGTTTCGGGAGGCGAACTCTACACTGCTCTAGCTGCTGGTGTGAGTCCCGCTAAAATCTACCTCCACGGGAATAATAAATCTCGTGAGGAACTGGTTTTAGCAATTGAATCTGGTGTAACAATCGTTGCAGATAATTGGTATGAATTGCGTATATTGGCGAGTTTAGCCGACTCAGAAGAGCCAATCCGGCTCATGTTGCGCTTAACTCCTGGTATAGAATGTCATACTCACGAATACATTCGCACAGGACACCTGGATAGTAAATTTGGCTTTGACCCCAACGATTTGGCTGAGGTTTTTGAGTTTGTTAGCCAGCAACCAAATCTCAACTGCGTAGGATTACACGCTCATATTGGCTCGCAAATTTTTGAGCGCCAACCCCATCGAGATTTAGCTGCTGTCATGGTGCAGTGGTTAAGGGATGCGAATAAATATGGTTTGAATGTCACCGAATTAAATGTTGGTGGCGGTTTGGGAATTAAATATGTAGAATCAGACGATCCACCAAGCATTGATGAGTGGGTGAAGGCGATTTGTGAAGTAGTGCAAGCAGCTTGTGCAGCCGAAAACTTGCCTTTACCAAAGCTATTATCTGAACCAGGGCGATCGCTCATTGCTACCAGCTGCATCACCGCATACACTGTTGGCTCATCTAAAACAATACCGGAAATCCGTACCTACGTTTCCATAGACGGGGGTATGTCTGATAATCCACGCCCAATTACTTACCAGTCAGTTTATCGGGCAGTAATTGCCAATAAATTATCTGCCCCCCATACAGAAACAGTTACTATTGCGGGTAAGCATTGCGAATCAGGGGATATTCTGATTAAAAATGCCCAACTACCAAAAACTGAACCAGGCGATATTCTCGTAGTTATGGCAACTGGTGCGTACAATTACAGTATGGCCTCTAACTATAACCGCCTACCCCGACCGGCAGCAGTTGTAGTGGCAAATGGCGAAGCAAACTTAATTTTGCAACGCGAAACTTATCAAGACTTAATTCGGCAAGATTGTTTACCAGAAAGACTTAAATAG
- the rimI gene encoding ribosomal protein S18-alanine N-acetyltransferase, with protein MISSKLKLQSLTSKDLSAILELDQACFGGLWTMEGYQRELDSPNSDLLGLFSPTSSIKLLGMGCFWSIVGEAHITILAVHPQYHRQALGQALLYFLLRTASDRGLERATLEVRASNLAAISLYQKFGFQTAGRRRAYYQDNGEDALILWLPDLQYPQFQKTLAHWETIIRDDLQKYSWSLVS; from the coding sequence GTGATCTCATCAAAATTAAAACTTCAATCACTCACCTCAAAGGATTTAAGTGCAATCCTCGAACTAGATCAAGCCTGTTTTGGTGGACTTTGGACTATGGAGGGCTACCAAAGAGAGTTGGATAGTCCCAACAGCGATCTACTCGGTCTATTTTCCCCCACTTCCTCCATCAAACTTTTGGGTATGGGGTGTTTTTGGTCAATTGTCGGAGAAGCCCACATCACAATTTTGGCTGTTCATCCCCAATATCACCGTCAAGCTTTAGGACAGGCTTTATTATATTTTCTCTTGAGAACAGCTAGCGATCGCGGCTTAGAAAGAGCCACCCTCGAAGTCCGAGCCTCGAACCTAGCCGCAATATCTTTATACCAAAAGTTTGGGTTCCAAACAGCAGGAAGGCGGCGTGCTTATTACCAAGATAATGGTGAAGATGCCCTCATACTCTGGCTTCCAGACTTGCAATATCCCCAATTTCAAAAGACATTGGCGCACTGGGAAACCATTATCCGAGATGACCTGCAAAAATATTCTTGGTCATTGGTCAGTTGA
- a CDS encoding ATP-dependent Clp protease ATP-binding subunit yields the protein MFERFTEKAIKVIMLAQEEARRLGHNFVGTEQILLGLIGEGTGVAAKVLKSMGVNLKDARIEVEKIIGRGSGFVAVEIPFTPRAKRVLELSLEEARQLGHNYIGTEHLLLGLIREGEGVAARVLENLGVDLSKVRTQVIRMLGETAEVSATGQSGRTKTPTLDEFGSNLTQMATDNKLDPVVGRAKEIERVIQILGRRTKNNPVLIGEPGVGKTAIAEGLASRIANKDVPDILEDKRVVTLDIGLLVAGTKYRGEFEERLKKIMDEIRQAGNVILVIDEVHTLIGAGAAEGAIDAANILKPALARGELQCIGATTLDEYRKHIERDAALERRFQPVMVGEPSVDETIEILYGLRDRYEQHHKLKISDEALVAAAKLSDRYISDRYLPDKAIDLVDEAGSRVRLMNSQLPPAAKELDKELRQILKEKDDAVRSQDFDRAGELRDREMEIKAEIRAIAQSKTNASGTEGQEPVVTEEDIAHIVASWTGVPVNKLTESESEKLLHMEDTLHQRLIGQEDAVKAVSRAIRRARVGLKNPNRPIASFVFSGPTGVGKTELAKSLASYFFGSEEAMIRLDMSEYMERHTVSKLIGSPPGYVGYNEGGQLTEAVRRRPYTVVLFDEIEKAHPDVFNMLLQILEDGRLTDAKGRTVDFKNTLLILTSNIGSKVIEKGGGGIGFEFSEDQTETQYNRIRSLVNEELKQYFRPEFLNRLDEIIVFRQLSKLEVTEIADIMLKEVFGRLTEKGITLEVSDRFKGRLIEEGYSPSYGARPLRRAIMRLLEDSLAEEILSGRIKDGDVALIDIDENGNVQVTSQQRRELLPQGVES from the coding sequence ATGTTTGAACGCTTCACAGAAAAAGCCATTAAGGTAATCATGCTGGCCCAAGAAGAGGCCCGCCGTTTAGGTCACAACTTCGTCGGAACCGAACAGATCCTCTTGGGTCTGATCGGGGAAGGTACGGGAGTTGCGGCCAAGGTGCTGAAATCGATGGGTGTCAATCTCAAAGATGCCCGCATTGAGGTAGAAAAAATCATAGGCCGGGGTTCAGGCTTTGTGGCCGTGGAAATTCCGTTTACGCCACGGGCAAAGCGGGTTCTGGAACTATCCCTAGAAGAAGCGCGCCAATTAGGCCATAACTACATTGGCACCGAGCATCTGCTGTTGGGCCTGATCCGGGAAGGGGAAGGTGTGGCAGCCAGGGTGCTAGAAAACCTGGGGGTGGATCTATCTAAAGTTAGAACTCAAGTCATCCGAATGCTGGGAGAAACAGCAGAGGTTTCGGCGACCGGGCAATCGGGACGCACCAAAACACCTACTTTGGATGAATTCGGATCGAACCTGACCCAAATGGCAACTGATAACAAGCTTGATCCTGTGGTGGGACGCGCCAAGGAAATCGAGCGAGTGATTCAGATTTTGGGTCGCCGGACAAAAAATAACCCCGTATTGATTGGTGAACCTGGGGTTGGTAAAACCGCGATCGCCGAAGGTCTAGCATCACGCATTGCTAACAAAGATGTCCCCGACATCCTTGAAGATAAGCGTGTTGTCACTCTAGATATCGGTCTACTGGTCGCAGGCACCAAGTACCGGGGTGAATTTGAAGAACGCTTGAAGAAAATCATGGATGAGATTCGTCAAGCGGGTAATGTAATACTTGTAATAGACGAAGTACACACCCTCATCGGTGCAGGTGCTGCCGAAGGTGCGATTGATGCGGCAAATATCCTCAAGCCAGCCTTGGCAAGAGGTGAATTGCAATGTATCGGTGCGACAACCTTAGATGAGTACCGCAAGCACATCGAACGGGACGCAGCGCTAGAACGCCGCTTCCAGCCAGTGATGGTCGGTGAACCCTCCGTCGATGAAACAATAGAAATTTTATATGGTTTGCGCGATCGCTACGAGCAACACCACAAGCTGAAAATCTCCGATGAAGCTTTAGTCGCGGCGGCGAAATTATCTGATCGTTATATTAGCGATCGCTATCTGCCAGACAAAGCCATCGACTTGGTTGACGAAGCTGGTTCGCGCGTGCGGTTGATGAACTCTCAGCTGCCCCCCGCAGCCAAAGAGTTAGATAAAGAACTGCGCCAAATCTTAAAAGAAAAAGATGATGCAGTCCGTTCCCAAGACTTTGACAGAGCTGGGGAACTGCGCGATCGGGAAATGGAAATCAAAGCCGAAATCCGCGCGATCGCCCAAAGCAAGACCAATGCTTCTGGTACCGAAGGTCAAGAACCTGTAGTTACAGAAGAAGACATTGCTCACATCGTGGCTTCGTGGACAGGCGTTCCCGTCAACAAGCTCACCGAATCTGAATCCGAAAAGCTGCTGCACATGGAAGATACCTTGCACCAGCGCTTAATCGGACAAGAAGATGCGGTAAAAGCAGTTTCACGGGCAATTCGTCGCGCTCGTGTCGGTTTGAAAAATCCCAACCGACCCATTGCTAGCTTTGTCTTCTCTGGGCCGACTGGTGTTGGTAAAACCGAGTTGGCGAAATCCTTGGCTTCCTACTTCTTCGGTTCCGAAGAAGCAATGATTCGCTTGGATATGTCCGAGTACATGGAACGCCACACCGTCAGCAAGTTGATTGGTTCACCTCCTGGTTATGTTGGTTATAACGAAGGTGGTCAATTAACCGAAGCTGTGCGCCGTCGTCCTTACACAGTGGTGCTGTTCGACGAAATCGAAAAAGCCCACCCCGATGTCTTCAATATGCTGCTGCAAATTTTAGAAGATGGTCGGTTAACAGATGCGAAAGGACGCACCGTAGACTTCAAGAACACCTTGCTGATTTTGACATCCAACATCGGTTCCAAGGTAATTGAAAAAGGTGGTGGTGGTATCGGCTTCGAGTTCTCCGAAGATCAAACCGAAACACAATACAACCGCATTCGCTCCTTGGTGAACGAAGAACTGAAGCAATACTTCCGTCCTGAGTTCCTCAACCGTCTAGACGAGATTATCGTCTTCCGTCAGTTGAGCAAGCTAGAAGTTACCGAAATTGCGGACATTATGCTCAAAGAAGTGTTTGGTCGCCTCACCGAAAAAGGTATCACTTTAGAAGTAAGCGATCGCTTCAAAGGACGACTCATCGAAGAAGGTTACAGTCCGAGCTACGGTGCAAGACCGTTACGTCGGGCAATTATGCGCTTGTTAGAAGATAGCCTAGCAGAAGAAATTCTGTCAGGTCGCATCAAAGATGGCGATGTCGCCCTCATTGATATTGATGAAAACGGCAATGTGCAAGTTACTTCTCAACAACGCCGGGAATTATTACCCCAAGGTGTTGAGTCATAG